In a single window of the Nitrospinota bacterium genome:
- a CDS encoding redoxin domain-containing protein, translating into MFSGKRIFFSSLLMLVLMLAACGNNLLPSGEDKRAAATGGAGNATSQTAPAFTMGDTNGGAVSLAALNAAGKHVVLYFTMWCPICDAHMQHMQSKAMVQYPNVAYIAVDYLSGSVAGAAAAQSSAGYGSSPFIVAADVGQTVMNAYHATMGTTVVIDKTGVIRMNEDYKDGASLLAALGAL; encoded by the coding sequence ATGTTTTCCGGTAAGCGGATATTTTTTTCCTCCCTGCTCATGCTGGTATTGATGCTTGCCGCGTGCGGCAACAACCTGCTCCCGTCCGGCGAGGACAAGCGCGCGGCGGCAACCGGCGGCGCCGGCAATGCAACCAGCCAAACCGCGCCCGCTTTCACGATGGGCGATACCAACGGGGGCGCCGTTTCGCTGGCCGCGTTGAACGCGGCGGGAAAGCACGTTGTGCTCTACTTCACCATGTGGTGCCCCATCTGCGACGCGCATATGCAGCATATGCAGTCAAAAGCAATGGTGCAATACCCGAACGTGGCGTATATCGCCGTGGACTATTTGTCCGGGAGCGTGGCGGGGGCCGCCGCCGCGCAAAGCTCCGCCGGTTATGGAAGCTCCCCGTTTATTGTGGCGGCGGATGTCGGGCAGACGGTGATGAACGCCTATCACGCCACAATGGGCACCACCGTGGTGATCGATAAAACCGGCGTCATACGCATGAACGAAGACTACAAAGACGGCGCCTCGCTGCTCGCTGCGCTGGGGGCGTTATGA
- a CDS encoding cytochrome c, which translates to MRRTLLTAVFFAALGAAAFAETADEGAAFFEARCALCHQLPDPAMLKPQQWDSILKVMQKRIEQKGMPQLPDDEVKAIREFLRNNARR; encoded by the coding sequence ATGAGAAGGACGCTTTTGACCGCCGTATTTTTCGCCGCGCTCGGCGCCGCCGCTTTCGCCGAAACGGCGGACGAAGGGGCCGCGTTCTTTGAAGCGCGCTGCGCCCTTTGCCACCAATTGCCCGACCCGGCGATGCTGAAACCGCAACAGTGGGATTCCATTCTCAAAGTCATGCAAAAACGGATCGAGCAAAAAGGGATGCCGCAATTGCCGGATGACGAGGTGAAGGCGATACGGGAGTTTTTGCGCAACAACGCGCGCCGGTAA
- a CDS encoding TlpA family protein disulfide reductase, which translates to MVKRIFFAAVALLTLLCAPFAAAENLPPFKAEPPGPADFSGMKLKTPGGAPVSLADFSGKVLLLNFASTWCVACYAEMPALNRLYAAYRGKGLAVVAVLVHDGGPAKAEKFAEKTAARFPVLIEEETGVMARLGLSELPVSYILDKKGIAVAKVSGAVAWDGPEAASYFEELLGR; encoded by the coding sequence ATGGTCAAAAGGATATTTTTTGCGGCGGTTGCGCTGCTGACGCTGCTTTGCGCGCCGTTTGCCGCCGCGGAAAACCTGCCGCCGTTCAAGGCCGAACCGCCGGGGCCGGCCGATTTCTCCGGGATGAAGCTGAAAACACCCGGCGGCGCGCCGGTATCGCTGGCCGATTTTTCCGGAAAAGTGTTGCTGCTCAATTTCGCATCCACCTGGTGCGTGGCGTGCTACGCCGAGATGCCGGCGCTCAACCGGCTGTACGCCGCATACCGCGGCAAGGGGCTTGCCGTCGTTGCCGTTCTCGTGCATGACGGCGGCCCGGCGAAGGCGGAAAAATTCGCCGAAAAGACCGCCGCGCGTTTTCCCGTGCTGATCGAGGAAGAAACCGGCGTGATGGCCCGCCTCGGTTTAAGCGAACTGCCGGTGAGCTACATTCTGGATAAAAAAGGGATCGCCGTGGCGAAAGTATCCGGCGCGGTGGCGTGGGACGGCCCGGAAGCCGCAAGCTATTTTGAAGAACTGCTTGGTAGATAA
- a CDS encoding tetratricopeptide repeat protein, with the protein MNKNNFSASLFGVAFMAALLLCAPSVHATKQTIQRIISKDWFNKGYGFQMAEKHQEAIEAYSKAIEVNPKFAAAYCGRGLSYDGTGDHLRAIEDYNKALKLNPKFAAAYYYRGKSYATLDDNTRAIKDFKTAARLGEQNARKFLKSENIPW; encoded by the coding sequence ATGAATAAAAACAATTTCTCCGCTTCACTTTTTGGCGTGGCGTTTATGGCCGCGCTCCTGCTTTGCGCTCCTTCCGTCCATGCGACAAAGCAGACCATACAGCGGATAATCTCCAAAGACTGGTTCAATAAAGGCTACGGCTTTCAGATGGCGGAGAAGCACCAGGAAGCCATAGAAGCCTATTCCAAGGCAATAGAGGTAAACCCGAAATTTGCGGCGGCCTACTGCGGACGCGGACTCTCTTACGACGGCACCGGCGACCATCTTCGGGCGATTGAGGATTACAACAAAGCATTGAAACTTAACCCGAAGTTTGCGGCGGCCTACTACTATCGCGGAAAGTCTTACGCCACACTTGACGACAACACGCGGGCGATTAAGGATTTCAAGACCGCCGCCCGGCTTGGCGAGCAAAACGCGCGGAAGTTCCTTAAATCCGAAAACATCCCGTGGTAA
- a CDS encoding DUF507 family protein, protein MRLSREKINHLSQMILKALLADDRVEYFLEDNEVRLEIVRVMQDEVKIEDDIDHAVRKTIGSYGRDIREGSAEWDVVYQRHYAEEFKKRRGINL, encoded by the coding sequence GTGAGACTTTCAAGGGAAAAGATCAACCACCTTTCGCAGATGATCCTCAAGGCGTTGCTGGCCGACGACCGGGTGGAATATTTTCTGGAAGATAACGAAGTGCGGCTGGAAATCGTGCGGGTGATGCAGGACGAAGTGAAAATCGAGGACGACATCGACCACGCCGTCCGCAAAACCATCGGCTCCTATGGCCGCGACATCCGCGAGGGAAGCGCCGAGTGGGACGTGGTGTATCAGCGCCACTACGCCGAGGAATTCAAGAAGCGGCGCGGCATCAATCTCTGA
- a CDS encoding DUF507 family protein, with amino-acid sequence MKVKKEVVRYLSKRIVDRLTEKQAIEFDCDVESVVDIVEGAIVNDLAVEDRLNDEVKAILAEQEGSLGENNINYRKMFQMVKNKLARERGLIL; translated from the coding sequence ATGAAAGTGAAAAAAGAGGTTGTCCGCTATCTCTCGAAAAGGATAGTTGACCGTCTGACCGAAAAGCAGGCAATCGAATTCGATTGCGACGTGGAATCGGTCGTCGACATCGTGGAAGGGGCCATCGTGAACGACTTGGCCGTGGAAGACCGCCTGAACGACGAAGTGAAGGCGATCCTGGCCGAACAGGAAGGCTCCCTGGGCGAAAACAATATCAACTACCGCAAAATGTTCCAGATGGTGAAAAACAAGCTGGCGCGTGAAAGGGGGCTGATACTGTGA
- a CDS encoding PHP domain-containing protein codes for MPEIVADLHLHSTFSDGLNTPEELAQLVIAKGLKAFSITDHDSIKGLEQAKTDKATLIPGIELTSTLDGKEVHVLGYYINPGYAPLLETLNNIAVRREKRLLDIVDKLNAAGKVRLDKDELTESLESRSYNRLNLARFMVKKGLTPNVERAFNLYIGDGAAAYEAVNFFSPTAAIRLIHKAGGIAFLAHPYSNNTSALIPELVECGLNGIEAFHPSHTAASVEKCLDWAKRFKIGLCGGSDYHGNANSPRKILAAGLTGERLVEFMALNPLRDFVAA; via the coding sequence ATGCCGGAGATTGTCGCCGATTTGCATCTGCATTCGACTTTCTCCGACGGCCTGAATACGCCCGAAGAACTGGCGCAACTGGTCATCGCCAAAGGGCTCAAGGCCTTTTCCATCACCGATCACGACTCCATCAAGGGACTCGAACAGGCCAAAACCGACAAGGCGACCCTCATCCCCGGCATCGAGCTGACCTCGACCCTTGACGGGAAAGAAGTGCATGTGCTCGGTTATTACATCAACCCCGGGTACGCCCCGCTGCTGGAAACGCTGAACAACATCGCCGTGCGGCGCGAAAAGCGGCTGCTGGACATCGTGGACAAACTCAACGCCGCCGGCAAGGTGCGGCTGGACAAGGACGAACTGACCGAATCGCTGGAGAGCCGCTCCTACAACCGGCTGAACCTGGCCCGCTTCATGGTGAAAAAGGGACTCACCCCGAACGTCGAACGCGCCTTCAACCTCTATATCGGCGACGGCGCGGCGGCCTACGAGGCGGTGAATTTCTTTTCGCCGACGGCGGCCATACGGCTGATCCACAAGGCGGGAGGCATCGCCTTCCTCGCCCACCCCTATTCCAACAACACCTCCGCGCTGATACCGGAACTGGTGGAATGCGGGCTGAACGGCATCGAGGCGTTCCATCCGTCGCACACTGCGGCAAGCGTGGAAAAATGCCTTGATTGGGCAAAGCGTTTCAAAATCGGCCTCTGCGGGGGAAGCGACTACCACGGCAACGCCAACTCGCCCCGCAAAATCCTGGCCGCCGGCCTCACCGGCGAGCGGCTGGTGGAATTCATGGCTCTCAATCCGCTGCGCGACTTCGTCGCCGCGTAA
- a CDS encoding thioredoxin family protein produces MKEAIRVGIQAPGFDLPGVDGKNHTLGGILEGRRAAVILFWCNHCPYVSSYEERIKKMAQRYAPKGVAFVLINSDSEAAHPEDSLENMKKRAAAAGYPFPYLRDKDGAVAGAYEAGTIPEAFVVDAAGAVRYAGKIDDCWQSERRVKRQPLRDAIEDVLHDRDVAVKTAPPVGCAIKREA; encoded by the coding sequence ATGAAAGAAGCAATACGGGTTGGGATACAGGCTCCCGGATTCGATTTGCCCGGGGTGGACGGCAAGAACCACACCCTTGGGGGGATACTGGAGGGCCGCCGCGCGGCGGTGATTCTTTTCTGGTGCAATCACTGCCCCTACGTCAGTTCCTACGAGGAGCGAATCAAGAAGATGGCGCAACGGTATGCGCCCAAAGGGGTGGCATTCGTTCTCATCAATTCCGATAGTGAAGCTGCCCACCCCGAAGACTCGCTGGAAAACATGAAAAAGCGGGCAGCCGCCGCGGGATACCCGTTTCCCTATCTGCGCGACAAGGATGGCGCGGTGGCGGGCGCCTACGAGGCGGGCACAATACCCGAAGCGTTTGTGGTGGATGCCGCCGGCGCCGTCCGGTACGCCGGGAAGATAGACGACTGCTGGCAGAGCGAGCGCCGCGTGAAGCGTCAGCCGCTGCGCGATGCGATAGAGGATGTGCTGCATGACCGCGACGTGGCGGTGAAGACCGCTCCGCCGGTCGGGTGCGCCATCAAGCGCGAAGCGTAA
- the pseG gene encoding UDP-2,4-diacetamido-2,4,6-trideoxy-beta-L-altropyranose hydrolase, with translation MDNRKIVFRADGSKEIGFGHLVRSAVLAAAYREKGFEPLFITAAADEAVEKFFAARGIPFVITPVSSGIEAARFHLDTMRQSGACATVLDSYALDDAFRRALKQGRTLIIAVDDLYTHYSHADIVINHNPSANAARYGGFAGLKLVGPRYALIDPRLGAVRAAKKPEHPYLLVMLGGTDNLGQMGRVLKALDTVEGEFAITAVGGNYNGSAEALKLRHRNRLLSFTNDVPELMASCDAAISAGGVTCMELAALGKPFMVLVTDRHQADNAAAYEAKGCARRAGNAWELSDGELTAAIASFVAHKEQWPAMGDAGRMLVNPRGVHEVVAATALAMTSC, from the coding sequence GTGGACAACAGAAAAATAGTGTTCCGGGCGGACGGGTCGAAAGAAATCGGCTTCGGGCACCTGGTTCGCTCCGCCGTGCTGGCCGCCGCCTACCGCGAAAAAGGGTTTGAGCCGCTTTTCATCACCGCCGCCGCCGACGAGGCGGTGGAAAAATTTTTCGCCGCGCGCGGTATCCCGTTCGTAATAACTCCGGTTTCGTCCGGCATCGAGGCGGCGCGGTTCCATCTCGACACCATGCGACAGTCCGGCGCGTGCGCCACCGTGCTGGACAGCTACGCGCTGGACGACGCCTTCCGCCGCGCATTGAAACAGGGGAGGACGCTCATCATAGCCGTGGACGACCTCTACACTCATTATTCACACGCCGACATCGTGATAAACCACAACCCCTCCGCCAACGCCGCGCGCTATGGGGGGTTCGCGGGACTGAAACTTGTCGGCCCCCGCTATGCGCTCATCGATCCGCGCCTGGGCGCCGTTCGCGCCGCAAAAAAACCGGAGCATCCATACCTCCTCGTCATGCTGGGGGGAACGGATAACCTCGGCCAGATGGGGCGCGTGCTCAAAGCGCTGGACACGGTGGAGGGGGAGTTCGCCATCACCGCCGTCGGCGGCAACTATAACGGCTCGGCGGAGGCGCTGAAGCTTCGGCACCGCAACCGGCTTCTTTCGTTCACCAACGATGTGCCGGAACTGATGGCCTCGTGCGACGCGGCGATCAGCGCGGGCGGCGTCACCTGCATGGAGCTGGCGGCGCTGGGCAAGCCGTTCATGGTGCTGGTGACCGACCGGCATCAGGCCGATAACGCCGCGGCTTACGAGGCGAAAGGCTGCGCCCGCCGCGCCGGCAATGCGTGGGAACTGTCGGACGGCGAACTGACCGCCGCGATAGCCTCGTTCGTCGCGCACAAGGAACAGTGGCCCGCGATGGGGGATGCCGGGCGGATGCTGGTGAACCCGCGCGGCGTGCACGAAGTGGTGGCCGCCACCGCCCTCGCCATGACCTCCTGCTGA
- a CDS encoding N-acetylmuramoyl-L-alanine amidase, whose product MRFWVFAALLALMPQTARALPLTATRVVALDAGHEPEEGLIRPGAAAEKEFCLKITAALKEIVERENGQAVTVLIVSAADKEPRQREKAAAANQAGGDLYLAIHAVPAGTGQTRGLGIFIPNPGDAPARSWRSAPRNFSGNNRFLGEKLKAALQSVYPDARVFAAAAPLYIFHGIDMPAAAIEIAPPDGPAAAPDFYARAAQALYDAVAEFEKKR is encoded by the coding sequence ATGCGTTTTTGGGTTTTTGCCGCGCTCCTCGCCCTCATGCCACAGACCGCCCGCGCCCTGCCGCTGACCGCCACGCGCGTGGTGGCGTTGGACGCCGGACACGAGCCGGAGGAGGGGCTGATCCGCCCCGGCGCGGCGGCGGAAAAAGAATTTTGCCTCAAAATAACCGCCGCGCTCAAAGAGATCGTCGAGCGGGAGAACGGGCAGGCCGTCACGGTGCTGATCGTCTCGGCGGCCGACAAAGAGCCGCGCCAGCGGGAAAAAGCCGCCGCCGCCAATCAGGCGGGGGGAGACCTCTATCTGGCGATCCATGCCGTGCCGGCGGGAACCGGGCAGACGCGCGGACTGGGGATTTTTATCCCCAATCCGGGCGACGCGCCGGCGCGATCGTGGCGTTCCGCCCCGCGTAATTTTTCGGGAAATAACCGGTTCTTGGGCGAAAAACTGAAAGCGGCGCTCCAGTCCGTCTACCCGGATGCGCGGGTCTTCGCCGCGGCCGCCCCGCTCTACATATTCCACGGCATCGATATGCCGGCCGCCGCGATTGAGATCGCGCCGCCGGACGGGCCGGCCGCCGCGCCCGATTTTTATGCGCGCGCCGCGCAAGCGCTGTATGACGCCGTCGCCGAATTTGAGAAAAAACGATGA
- a CDS encoding GerMN domain-containing protein: MKKIALLLFLAATAPSARAETVMPLPSPPPAAAPAQQPAGGPLLMTVSLYFENAGLLAPETAQIPLGDLLENRVKAAVDRLIAGPAAAPLAPTMPKTATLRRVFTGVDRSLYLDFDMNMAAGHPGGITAEILTVASICKTVMANFNADSVTILVEGKEVKTLAGHLDIERPITRAGCETLADYRRE; encoded by the coding sequence ATGAAAAAAATCGCGCTCCTGCTGTTCCTCGCCGCAACGGCGCCCTCGGCGCGCGCAGAAACGGTGATGCCGTTGCCTTCTCCGCCCCCCGCGGCCGCCCCCGCCCAGCAGCCCGCCGGGGGGCCGCTGCTGATGACCGTTTCGCTCTACTTTGAAAATGCCGGGCTTCTTGCCCCCGAAACGGCCCAAATTCCCCTCGGCGATCTTTTGGAAAACCGCGTCAAAGCGGCGGTGGACCGCCTCATCGCCGGTCCCGCCGCCGCGCCGCTGGCCCCCACCATGCCGAAAACCGCCACGCTGCGGCGGGTCTTCACCGGGGTGGACCGGAGCCTGTATCTTGATTTCGACATGAACATGGCCGCCGGCCATCCGGGCGGCATCACCGCCGAAATTCTCACCGTTGCGTCGATCTGCAAGACCGTCATGGCGAATTTCAACGCCGATTCGGTGACGATATTGGTGGAGGGAAAAGAGGTTAAAACGCTGGCGGGACACCTTGACATCGAGCGTCCGATCACCCGCGCCGGCTGCGAGACGCTGGCGGACTACCGGCGGGAATAG
- a CDS encoding glutamate racemase produces the protein MDKRPVGIFDSGIGGLTVLHEVARLLPNEDLIYLGDTARVPYGAKSAETVIRYSIENTRFLLAKNVKAVVVACNSASATSMAPLRAEFPLPILGVIEAGVEEALRRTQSGAIGVIGTYATVQSGQYETLLRAGGAAHVISQPCPLFVPLAEEGWTDNHVAEEVAKIYLEPFQRGAVDTLILGCTHYPLLEGVIGKTCGPAVTLVNSASAIAVKLREMLRESGLERGSRGGERRFYFTDSPERAKTVGSRFLGEDLENRIELANLPTH, from the coding sequence ATGGATAAACGTCCCGTCGGCATTTTCGATTCGGGCATCGGCGGCCTCACCGTGCTGCACGAGGTGGCCCGCCTTCTGCCCAACGAAGACCTCATCTATCTGGGGGACACCGCGCGCGTTCCCTACGGCGCCAAGAGCGCCGAAACGGTAATCCGCTACTCCATAGAAAACACCCGCTTTCTCCTCGCCAAAAACGTGAAGGCCGTGGTTGTCGCCTGCAACTCCGCCTCCGCCACCAGCATGGCGCCGTTGCGCGCCGAATTTCCCCTGCCGATTCTCGGCGTGATCGAGGCGGGGGTGGAAGAGGCGCTCCGCCGCACCCAAAGCGGCGCCATCGGCGTTATCGGCACCTATGCGACCGTGCAGTCGGGACAATACGAAACGCTGCTGCGCGCCGGGGGGGCGGCCCATGTGATCAGCCAGCCGTGTCCGCTTTTCGTGCCGCTGGCCGAAGAGGGGTGGACGGATAACCATGTGGCCGAAGAGGTGGCGAAGATTTACCTGGAGCCGTTTCAGCGGGGGGCGGTGGATACGCTGATTCTCGGCTGCACCCACTACCCGCTGCTGGAAGGGGTGATAGGGAAAACCTGCGGCCCCGCCGTTACGCTGGTGAATTCGGCCAGCGCCATAGCGGTAAAACTGCGGGAGATGCTGCGCGAAAGCGGGCTTGAGCGGGGTTCCCGCGGCGGTGAGCGCCGTTTTTATTTCACCGATTCCCCGGAGCGGGCCAAGACGGTCGGCAGCCGGTTTCTCGGTGAGGATTTGGAAAACCGGATCGAGCTGGCCAACCTGCCAACGCATTAA
- a CDS encoding L,D-transpeptidase family protein, whose amino-acid sequence MDLRGRFDRWVFITETRLKVAYHNYVAERAFAPRRGSIAPPFPFSPQLAAGAAALMLLTAGGAAFIGRTPSVTAMPSIAMPVISNANFPEPKAPAIPVPLPAPPDFAIAVDKANKLLLVLKDEGDHYTVIRQFDISLGRIVGTKEREGDMRTPVGFYRITEVKDGRLLPKIYGPRVFVTNYPNSFDVARGRTGGGIWLHGSGQGKRTPDTHGCVVLDDDNVKNLEQWVRVNTPVAIFPDSFHLPVQGGRLDKKFLSMEFFYGDEAAPSAAG is encoded by the coding sequence ATGGATTTGCGAGGACGTTTCGACCGCTGGGTATTCATCACCGAAACCCGGCTCAAGGTGGCCTACCACAACTATGTGGCGGAGCGCGCTTTTGCCCCGCGCAGGGGAAGCATCGCGCCGCCGTTTCCCTTTTCCCCGCAACTGGCCGCGGGCGCCGCCGCCCTCATGTTGCTGACGGCGGGCGGCGCCGCGTTCATCGGCCGGACGCCGTCCGTGACGGCGATGCCAAGCATTGCCATGCCGGTCATCTCGAACGCCAACTTCCCGGAACCGAAGGCCCCGGCCATCCCGGTGCCCCTCCCGGCTCCGCCGGACTTCGCCATCGCGGTGGACAAGGCGAATAAGCTGCTGCTGGTGCTCAAGGACGAAGGGGACCATTACACCGTCATCCGCCAATTCGACATATCCCTGGGCAGGATCGTCGGCACCAAAGAACGCGAGGGGGATATGCGGACACCGGTCGGTTTCTACCGGATCACCGAGGTCAAGGACGGCAGGCTCTTGCCCAAAATCTACGGCCCGCGGGTATTCGTGACCAACTACCCCAATTCGTTCGATGTGGCGCGGGGACGCACCGGCGGCGGCATCTGGCTGCACGGCAGCGGCCAGGGCAAACGAACCCCCGACACCCACGGTTGCGTGGTGCTGGACGACGACAACGTAAAAAACCTCGAACAGTGGGTTCGGGTGAATACCCCCGTGGCGATATTCCCCGATTCATTCCATCTGCCGGTGCAGGGAGGACGGCTGGATAAAAAATTCCTTTCGATGGAGTTTTTCTACGGCGACGAGGCCGCCCCCTCCGCCGCCGGCTAG
- a CDS encoding AMIN domain-containing protein, with protein MGEKRLFRGTLARALAAVLVGAAALAGAGCKTTGNAAAQKPAENELAARIKKITYTAENNQSIVKVYGSRKFEYTAYKLADPLRLAVEIPGAALDFEPRRIAVDGKIISNMTVVRFPKVNSVRLELELLSDAPFKLTQKPDYLEVQLSEGAAAAPPRVAPPSSPAAADKGAGDLELLRTENENLRAESLAIRKETIRLEEENQRLKKELGESAKQMEEANALSRSLQARVTFMEEQVSGLQAKVGNAADGSPSGGSSIALGAPSAVAVPVPLPAPIAAPAAAAHKPDDEQAKMAVNQTVAAWLGAWRNKNIGKYASFYAPEFRAQDMERDAWIADKKAKFSSSRKFSIAADNVKIGIGPDGGATVVFEQTYKTGAYKDRGLKQLRLRNQDGNWLIVSEEWSPL; from the coding sequence ATGGGCGAAAAACGGCTGTTTCGGGGAACATTGGCGCGCGCCTTGGCGGCCGTGCTGGTCGGCGCCGCCGCGTTGGCCGGCGCGGGATGCAAGACAACGGGAAACGCCGCGGCCCAAAAACCCGCGGAAAACGAGCTTGCCGCGCGGATTAAAAAAATAACCTACACGGCCGAAAACAATCAATCCATCGTAAAGGTTTACGGTTCGCGCAAATTCGAGTACACCGCCTACAAACTGGCCGACCCGCTGCGGTTGGCGGTGGAAATCCCCGGCGCGGCGCTTGATTTCGAGCCGCGCCGCATCGCCGTCGACGGCAAGATCATATCCAACATGACGGTTGTCCGCTTTCCGAAAGTCAATTCGGTGCGCCTGGAACTGGAGCTTCTTTCCGATGCGCCGTTCAAGCTGACGCAGAAACCGGATTACCTCGAAGTGCAGCTTTCCGAGGGGGCCGCCGCCGCGCCGCCGCGCGTGGCGCCGCCTTCATCCCCCGCGGCGGCGGACAAGGGGGCGGGCGATCTCGAATTGCTCCGGACCGAAAACGAAAATCTCCGCGCCGAAAGCCTGGCCATCCGCAAAGAAACCATCCGGCTGGAAGAGGAAAACCAGCGGCTGAAAAAAGAACTGGGAGAATCCGCCAAGCAGATGGAGGAGGCCAACGCCCTCTCCCGCTCGCTGCAGGCGCGCGTCACCTTCATGGAAGAACAGGTGAGCGGTCTCCAGGCGAAAGTCGGCAACGCCGCGGACGGATCGCCGTCCGGCGGCTCTTCGATTGCCTTGGGCGCGCCGTCGGCCGTGGCGGTTCCCGTGCCGTTGCCGGCGCCCATAGCGGCTCCCGCCGCGGCGGCCCACAAACCGGACGACGAACAGGCGAAGATGGCGGTCAACCAAACCGTGGCCGCCTGGCTGGGCGCGTGGCGGAACAAGAATATCGGCAAATACGCATCGTTTTACGCCCCGGAATTCCGCGCGCAGGACATGGAACGGGATGCGTGGATCGCCGATAAAAAAGCGAAATTCTCCTCCAGCCGGAAATTCAGCATCGCCGCCGACAACGTGAAAATCGGCATAGGGCCGGATGGCGGCGCCACCGTGGTATTTGAGCAGACCTACAAGACCGGCGCCTACAAAGACCGCGGCCTCAAGCAGCTGCGGCTCCGGAATCAGGACGGCAATTGGCTGATCGTTTCCGAGGAGTGGAGTCCCCTCTGA
- a CDS encoding zinc ribbon domain-containing protein yields MPIYEFKCKKCDHKFEQLRLSSAGFKDVACPKCGGKQVTKEMSSFAASVPASSAPPCGGSPKGGCGGGMCGMN; encoded by the coding sequence ATGCCGATCTATGAATTCAAATGCAAAAAATGCGATCACAAATTTGAACAGCTGCGGCTTTCCAGCGCCGGCTTTAAGGATGTCGCGTGTCCCAAATGCGGCGGCAAACAGGTCACAAAGGAAATGAGCTCGTTCGCCGCATCAGTGCCCGCTTCCTCCGCGCCCCCGTGCGGCGGCTCCCCCAAGGGCGGTTGCGGCGGCGGCATGTGCGGCATGAATTGA